In a single window of the Eleginops maclovinus isolate JMC-PN-2008 ecotype Puerto Natales chromosome 6, JC_Emac_rtc_rv5, whole genome shotgun sequence genome:
- the LOC134865830 gene encoding vang-like protein 2, whose translation MDNESQYSGYSYKSSHSRSSRKHRDRRDRHRSKSRDGSSRGDKSVTIQTPGEPLLDAESTRGDERDDNWGETTTVVTGTSEHSISNEDLTRITKDLEESTPLECKRFVGPALGGCLSFFALLTPLAFLILPQVLWRDALDPCGTPCEGLYVSLAFKLLVLLISSWALFLRPPRATLPRFFVFRCLLMVLVFLFVASYWLFYGVRVLEPRERDYRGIVEYAASLVDALLFIQYLALVLLEVRHLQPAFCLKVVRSTDGASKFYNVGHLSIQRAAVWVLDRYYSDFSVFNPALLNLPKSILSKKMTGFKVYSLDESTTNNSSGQSRAMIAAAARRRDNSHNEFYYEEAEMDRRVRKRKARLVVAVEEAFTHIKRFHEDEAASYLKLPREVMDPREAAQAIFAPMARAMQKYLRTTRQQAFHSMESILTHLQFCITHNMTPKAFLERYLSPGPTVQYQQQNGRGRQWTLVSEEPVTSALRQGLIFSLRRLDFSLVVTVMPLPFLRLGEEFIDPKSHKFVMRLQSETSV comes from the exons ATGGACAACGAGTCCCAGTACTCGGGATACTCGTACAAGTCCTCGCACTCCAGGAGCTCCCGCAAGCACAG GGATCGGAGGGATCGTCACCGCTCAAAGAGTCGAGATGGCAGCAGTCGTGGAGACAAATCGGTCACCATCCAGACTCCTGGAGAGCCGCTACTGGACGCCGAGTCGACCCGCGGAGATGAGAGG GACGATAACTGGGGTGAGACCACCACGGTCGTCACCGGCACCTCCGAGCACAGCATCTCTAACGAGGACCTGACCCGCATCACCAAAGATCTGGAGGAGTCGACGCCGCTGGAGTGCAAGCGCTTCGTGGGCCCGGCTCTGGGAGGTTGCCTGAGCTTCTTCGCTCTGCTCACCCCGTTAGCCTTCCTCATCCTGCCGCAGGTGTTGTGGCGCGACGCCCTGGATCCCTGCGGGACGCCCTGCGAAGGCCTCTACGTTTCTTTGGCCTTCAAGCTGCTGGTCCTGCTCATTTCCTCCTGGGCGCTGTTCCTCCGGCCTCCTCGCGCCACGCTCCCGCGCTTCTTCGTCTTCCGCTGCCTGCTGATGGTGCTGGTGTTCCTGTTCGTGGCCTCCTATTGGTTGTTCTACGGCGTGCGGGTGCTGGAGCCCCGGGAGAGGGACTACAGGGGGATCGTGGAGTACGCTGCTTCGCTGGTGGACGCTCTGCTCTTCATACAGTACCTGGCTCTGGTGCTGCTGGAGGTCCGACACCTGCAGCCCGCCTTCTGCCTCAAAGTGGTCCGAAGTACGGACGGAGCCAGCAAGTTCTACAACGTGGGACACCTCAG TATCCAGCGGGCCGCGGTCTGGGTGTTGGACCGTTATTACAGCGACTTCTCCGTCTTTAACCCCGCCCTGCTCAACCTGCCCAAGTCCATCCTGTCCAAGAAGATGACCGGCTTCAAGGTTTACTCTCTGGACG AAAGCACCACCAATAACTCTTCAGGTCAGTCCAGGGCCATGATAGCAGCAGCTGCCCGGAGGAGAGACAACTCCCACAACGAGTTTTACTACGAGGAGGCCGAGATGGACCGCAGGGTCCGCAAACGCAAGGCCAG GTTGGTGGTGGCGGTGGAAGAAGCCTTTACACACATCAAGCGTTTCCACGAAGACGAAGCTGCCTCGTACCTCAAACTCCCCCGAGAGGTGATGGATCCTCGGGAAGCGGCTCAGGCCATCTTCGCCCCGATGGCCCGAGCGATGCAGAAGTACCTGCGCACCACCCGGCAGCAGGCCTTCCACAGCATGGAGAGCAtcctcacacacctgcagttCTGCATCACACACAACATGACGCCCAAG GCCTTCCTGGAGCGGTACCTGAGCCCCGGCCCCACCGTGCAGTACCAGCAGCAGAACGGCAGGGGGCGCCAGTGGACTCTGGTGAGCGAGGAGCCGGTGACCTCGGCCCTGCGTCAGGGTCTCATCTTCTCCCTGCGTCGCCTCGACTTCTCTCTGGTCGTCACGGTGATGCCTCTCCCCTTCCTGCGGCTCGGGGAGGAATTCATCGACCCGAAGAGCCATAAGTTCGTGATGAGGCTTCAGTCGGAAACCTCGGTGTGA